A stretch of Microbulbifer bruguierae DNA encodes these proteins:
- a CDS encoding cytochrome c oxidase assembly protein, producing the protein MSLSANAKTSVLLLGLAVSMLGFAIFVMPPLYDAFCEITGLNGKTGSRYEAVPAAVDTRRTVNVQFVASNNENMPWEFKPAVVEMRVHPGEAVDTVFHARNPTDRDMVGQAIPSLVPFKAANYFHKTECFCFNQQILAAGEAAELGLRFIVDPDLPAGVKTITLSYTLFDVTERIAKQANNKNTDSEREG; encoded by the coding sequence ATGTCGTTGAGCGCAAACGCGAAAACTTCGGTCTTGTTGCTGGGCTTAGCGGTCAGCATGCTTGGATTTGCGATTTTCGTCATGCCACCGTTGTATGACGCTTTCTGTGAAATCACCGGCCTCAATGGCAAAACCGGAAGCCGCTACGAAGCGGTTCCCGCCGCGGTGGACACTAGGCGAACGGTAAATGTGCAGTTTGTTGCCAGCAATAACGAAAATATGCCCTGGGAATTCAAGCCGGCAGTCGTTGAGATGCGCGTGCATCCTGGCGAAGCAGTGGATACGGTATTCCATGCCCGTAACCCGACCGATCGCGATATGGTTGGGCAGGCGATTCCCAGTCTTGTGCCGTTCAAGGCGGCAAACTATTTTCATAAAACCGAGTGTTTCTGTTTCAACCAGCAAATACTGGCGGCCGGCGAAGCCGCTGAACTGGGCCTGCGGTTTATCGTGGACCCGGATCTGCCCGCAGGGGTAAAAACCATAACGCTTTCCTACACTTTGTTTGACGTGACGGAAAGAATTGCCAAGCAGGCAAACAACAAAAATACCGACTCCGAGCGAGAGGGATAA
- the ctaD gene encoding cytochrome c oxidase subunit I yields the protein MAHGPKSGFTRWLYTTNHKDIGSMYLWFSFAMFLLGGCMALVIRAELFQPGLQIVQPAFFNQMTTMHGLIMVFGAVMPAFVGLANWMVPMMIGAPDMALPRMNNWSFWILPFAFAMLASTLFMEGGAPNFGWTFYAPLSTEYAPPSVTFFIFSIHIMGASSIMGAINIVATILNMRAPGMTLMKMPLFVWTWLITAYLLIAVMPVLAGVVTMMLMDIHFGTSFFSAAGGGDPVLFQHVFWFFGHPEVYIMILPAFGIVSAIIPTFARKPLFGYSSMVYATASIAFLSFIVWAHHMFTVGMPVAGELFFMYATMLIAVPTGVKVFNWVTTMFRGSMTFETPMLFSIAFVILFTLGGFSGLMLAIAPADFQYHDTYFVVAHFHYVLVPGAIFSITAGVYYWLPKWTGNMYNETMGKVHFWLAFIGLNVTFFPMHFVGLAGMPRRIPDYALQFADFNQIASIGAFLFGAAQIVFLFNVIRTVRGGRKASDEVWENPQGLEWTVPSPAPYHTFSVPPVVR from the coding sequence ATGGCACACGGTCCGAAATCCGGTTTTACCCGCTGGCTCTATACCACGAACCACAAAGATATCGGTTCGATGTATCTGTGGTTCAGTTTTGCGATGTTCCTGCTTGGCGGATGTATGGCGCTGGTGATCCGCGCCGAACTGTTTCAGCCCGGCCTGCAGATTGTGCAGCCGGCATTTTTCAACCAGATGACCACCATGCACGGACTGATCATGGTGTTTGGCGCAGTGATGCCGGCCTTTGTTGGTCTTGCCAACTGGATGGTGCCGATGATGATCGGCGCTCCGGATATGGCGCTGCCGCGCATGAACAACTGGAGTTTCTGGATCCTTCCATTCGCCTTCGCGATGCTGGCTTCCACGCTGTTCATGGAAGGTGGCGCGCCCAACTTCGGCTGGACTTTCTATGCACCACTGTCCACCGAATACGCACCGCCGAGTGTGACCTTCTTTATCTTCTCCATTCACATCATGGGTGCGTCGTCCATCATGGGGGCAATCAATATTGTCGCCACCATCCTGAACATGCGCGCGCCCGGCATGACACTGATGAAGATGCCACTGTTCGTATGGACCTGGCTGATTACCGCCTATCTGCTGATTGCGGTGATGCCAGTGCTTGCGGGCGTGGTCACCATGATGTTGATGGATATCCATTTCGGCACCAGCTTCTTCAGCGCCGCTGGCGGAGGTGACCCGGTATTGTTCCAGCATGTGTTCTGGTTCTTCGGCCACCCCGAGGTATACATCATGATCCTGCCGGCGTTCGGAATCGTGTCGGCGATCATTCCCACCTTCGCACGCAAACCGCTGTTCGGCTACAGCTCCATGGTGTATGCCACTGCGTCGATTGCGTTCCTGAGTTTTATCGTATGGGCACACCACATGTTTACCGTCGGCATGCCTGTCGCCGGTGAACTGTTCTTCATGTATGCCACCATGCTGATCGCCGTACCCACGGGGGTAAAAGTATTCAACTGGGTCACCACCATGTTCCGGGGATCAATGACATTCGAGACGCCAATGCTGTTCTCAATAGCCTTCGTGATCCTGTTTACCCTTGGGGGCTTCTCCGGCCTGATGCTGGCGATTGCCCCGGCGGACTTCCAGTACCACGACACCTACTTTGTGGTAGCACATTTTCACTATGTGCTGGTGCCCGGAGCCATTTTCTCCATTACCGCAGGGGTGTATTACTGGCTGCCGAAATGGACCGGCAACATGTACAACGAAACCATGGGCAAGGTGCACTTCTGGCTTGCGTTTATTGGCCTGAACGTCACCTTCTTCCCGATGCACTTCGTTGGTCTCGCGGGCATGCCGCGACGTATTCCGGATTATGCGCTGCAGTTTGCGGACTTCAACCAGATCGCAAGTATTGGTGCTTTCCTGTTTGGTGCCGCGCAAATCGTATTTCTGTTCAACGTGATTCGCACCGTTCGCGGTGGTCGCAAAGCCTCCGACGAGGTATGGGAGAACCCGCAGGGACTGGAGTGGACCGTGCCTTCTCCTGCACCGTATCACACGTTCAGCGTTCCGCCGGTTGTTCGTTGA
- the coxB gene encoding cytochrome c oxidase subunit II produces MLMGFKRLFAFLTLSAIAPGIFAQETAQNSAQGAERWGVNMTQGVTEVSRTTYDLHMLIFWICVAIGIVVFGVMFYSMWRHRKSKGYQASQFHESTLVELAWTIVPTLILIGMAIPATKTLYDIYDTKEADLNIMITGYQWKWKYDYLGSDVSYFSNLATPHSQINNQQPKGDHYLLEVDEPLVVPVNKKIRFLITANDVIHAWWVPDLAVKKDAIPGFVNESWTRIDEPGIYRGQCAELCGKDHGFMPIVVKAVPEDEYHAWLGERAEQAALIKELTNKTFTFDELYERGKKVYASTCAACHQPNGQGVPGAFPAIAGSKVATGGMDGHLSMVVNGSQKNPAMQAFGAQLNEVDLAAVITYQRNAFGNNMGDTVQPIDILNFKNK; encoded by the coding sequence ATGTTGATGGGCTTCAAACGGCTGTTCGCCTTTCTGACCCTCTCTGCGATTGCGCCCGGTATTTTTGCCCAGGAAACTGCGCAAAATTCCGCTCAGGGTGCAGAGCGCTGGGGGGTCAATATGACCCAGGGGGTAACCGAAGTTTCCCGTACCACCTACGATCTGCACATGCTGATTTTCTGGATCTGCGTGGCAATTGGCATCGTGGTTTTCGGGGTGATGTTCTACAGCATGTGGCGTCACCGCAAAAGTAAGGGATACCAGGCCTCGCAGTTTCACGAGAGTACCCTTGTTGAACTGGCCTGGACCATTGTCCCCACCCTGATTCTTATCGGCATGGCGATTCCCGCCACCAAAACCCTCTACGATATCTACGACACCAAGGAAGCCGATCTCAATATCATGATCACCGGCTACCAGTGGAAGTGGAAATACGATTATCTGGGCTCCGACGTTTCCTATTTCTCCAATCTTGCTACCCCGCATTCCCAAATCAACAACCAGCAACCCAAAGGTGATCACTACCTGCTGGAGGTGGACGAGCCATTGGTCGTGCCGGTGAACAAAAAAATCCGCTTCCTGATTACCGCCAACGACGTGATCCACGCTTGGTGGGTGCCGGATCTGGCAGTGAAGAAGGATGCAATTCCCGGCTTCGTCAACGAATCCTGGACCCGTATCGACGAGCCCGGTATTTATCGCGGTCAGTGTGCGGAACTCTGCGGCAAGGACCACGGTTTTATGCCCATTGTGGTCAAGGCGGTACCGGAAGACGAATACCACGCATGGCTTGGCGAGCGCGCCGAACAGGCCGCACTGATCAAGGAGTTGACCAACAAGACGTTCACCTTCGACGAGCTTTACGAGCGCGGCAAAAAAGTTTACGCAAGTACCTGTGCGGCTTGCCACCAGCCCAATGGACAGGGGGTGCCCGGTGCATTCCCGGCCATTGCCGGTTCCAAGGTTGCCACTGGCGGTATGGATGGCCACCTGAGCATGGTGGTAAATGGATCGCAGAAAAACCCGGCGATGCAGGCCTTCGGTGCGCAGCTCAATGAAGTGGATCTCGCCGCGGTCATCACCTACCAGCGCAATGCCTTCGGTAACAATATGGGCGACACCGTGCAGCCCATCGACATTCTCAATTTCAAGAATAAGTAA
- a CDS encoding DUF2909 domain-containing protein: MWLKAIIVLLFLAVLASLTSALVFLLRDMGAPESKRTLYALGIRISLAALLLLAIWYGFYSGILSNTAPWANKY, encoded by the coding sequence ATGTGGCTTAAAGCAATAATTGTATTGTTGTTTCTCGCCGTGCTGGCCAGCCTGACCAGCGCCCTTGTTTTTCTTCTGCGCGATATGGGTGCACCCGAATCGAAGCGCACGCTCTATGCACTGGGTATTCGTATTTCCCTCGCTGCACTGCTATTGCTCGCCATCTGGTATGGGTTTTACAGCGGAATCCTGTCCAATACTGCCCCCTGGGCCAACAAGTATTGA
- a CDS encoding cytochrome c oxidase subunit 3, whose product MATESSYYVPEQSRLPIFATTGLFLTAFGAANWVNGGTSYIFFAGALSLATVLWFWFSAVIRENMQGLNSDQLKRSYVWGMGWFIFSEVMFFAAFFGALYYIRTFTLPWLGGEGDRGSSNMLWEGFQNTWPLMVTPEQAVSGDAAKVVGPKGIIDPWHLPLLNTFLLLASSVTVHIAHVFLKKNKRQGFNLWLGVTIVLGASFLFFQVEEYMEAYQDLGLTLESGIYGTTFFMLTGFHGAHVTMGTIMLLIMLLRSVIAQHFKPDDHFGFEAASWYWHFVDVVWVGLFIFVYVLGA is encoded by the coding sequence ATGGCTACCGAAAGCAGCTACTATGTGCCCGAGCAGTCCCGGCTGCCGATCTTCGCTACCACAGGTCTTTTTCTTACCGCCTTCGGTGCTGCCAATTGGGTGAATGGCGGCACCTCCTATATTTTCTTCGCTGGCGCGCTGTCGTTGGCCACGGTGCTATGGTTCTGGTTTTCTGCGGTCATTCGCGAAAATATGCAGGGCTTAAACAGTGACCAGCTGAAGCGCTCCTATGTATGGGGTATGGGGTGGTTTATTTTTTCTGAGGTGATGTTCTTTGCAGCCTTCTTCGGTGCTCTTTATTACATTCGTACGTTTACCTTGCCATGGTTGGGTGGCGAGGGCGACCGTGGCAGTTCAAATATGCTGTGGGAAGGTTTCCAGAATACCTGGCCGCTGATGGTAACGCCGGAGCAGGCTGTGAGTGGCGATGCGGCGAAAGTTGTCGGACCCAAAGGCATTATTGATCCCTGGCACCTGCCGCTGCTGAATACCTTTCTGTTGTTGGCTTCCAGTGTTACCGTGCATATTGCCCATGTTTTTCTGAAAAAGAACAAGCGTCAGGGCTTCAATCTGTGGCTCGGTGTTACTATCGTATTGGGTGCTTCCTTCCTCTTCTTTCAGGTGGAAGAGTACATGGAGGCATACCAGGATCTTGGTTTGACGCTGGAATCCGGCATTTATGGTACAACGTTCTTTATGTTGACCGGGTTTCACGGCGCTCACGTAACGATGGGCACCATCATGTTACTGATCATGCTGTTGCGTTCGGTAATCGCCCAGCACTTCAAACCGGATGATCATTTTGGTTTCGAAGCGGCCAGCTGGTACTGGCACTTTGTGGATGTCGTTTGGGTGGGGCTGTTTATCTTCGTTTACGTATTGGGTGCCTAG
- a CDS encoding SURF1 family protein — MTAPNRSPTEYDDAFVTGTGIVSTKNREPSRETSVAFIRNWPLTILCLCLLPALIVLGNWQLYRAGQKQQILDDIDARLAAQPKKIDQIQELKTYIPVRLTGFYTDEFFYLDNRTRNGRVGYEILQVFETGNSSQGEARWLINRGWLPAGSDRTKVPAVAYPLAAKVITGFLYPSITNDQAQTRQVRLAPHSRIQQLGPSFNESLNLNHASWHIRLSADSDTAFLTNWQLVNIRPQKHIAYAVQWFSMAVALLVLWLLAATNLKQIVREKWFKRPSERT, encoded by the coding sequence ATGACAGCTCCCAACAGGTCGCCCACAGAATACGACGACGCATTCGTTACCGGGACAGGTATAGTCTCCACCAAAAATCGGGAACCATCACGAGAAACCAGTGTAGCATTTATCCGCAACTGGCCACTCACAATCCTTTGTCTATGTTTATTGCCCGCATTGATTGTGCTCGGCAACTGGCAGTTGTATCGGGCAGGTCAAAAACAGCAAATACTGGACGACATTGATGCCCGTCTCGCCGCTCAGCCAAAGAAAATCGATCAAATACAAGAGCTGAAAACGTACATCCCGGTACGATTGACCGGCTTTTATACCGATGAATTCTTCTACCTCGACAATCGCACCCGCAACGGACGGGTGGGCTATGAAATTCTACAGGTGTTCGAAACCGGAAACAGTTCACAGGGCGAGGCTCGTTGGCTGATTAATCGTGGTTGGTTACCCGCGGGCAGTGACCGCACAAAGGTTCCTGCGGTTGCCTATCCGCTGGCAGCCAAAGTCATTACCGGATTTCTGTATCCGAGTATCACCAATGACCAGGCTCAAACTCGACAAGTACGGCTGGCACCACACAGCCGAATTCAGCAGCTGGGTCCGTCCTTCAATGAAAGTCTGAATCTAAACCATGCGTCCTGGCACATTCGTCTGAGTGCTGATTCGGATACGGCTTTTTTGACCAACTGGCAGTTGGTCAATATCAGGCCGCAGAAGCATATCGCCTATGCAGTACAGTGGTTTTCCATGGCCGTTGCCTTGCTGGTACTCTGGCTACTCGCAGCCACCAATCTAAAGCAAATAGTGCGAGAAAAGTGGTTTAAAAGACCGTCGGAAAGGACATAA